TTTCGAGGAATTGCTTGAAGGATTTGTTTTGCTCTTCCCACAATTTTTTTGTCTGGTGCTTGCCATAATTTCAAGCATTTTTCAGTGAATGCAAGTTTACCGCGTTGTTCAAGCATTTCTATTTCCAAAACAAAAAGTTGGCGAATATAGCCTAGTAGAGTTCCGATGGTAGATTCGTCAGTTTGTATATTTGCAAGTATTGTTTTTAACTCCCCCAAATTTTCTCGATACGGAGCATAGGTAAATTGAGGATTATAATTTTGAGAAGCAAAGAATTTCTTTTTTTCTTCATCAGCGTTGATAGGATTAACCGCATAAAAGCTTATTTTTTTGTTTATTTCATCCAGCTGGCAATCAACTTTTTTAAGATCAACATTGGTCATGAAACACACCTAGATTGCATTATTTTCTCGTACTGTTTGTTTATAAATCTGCCGAAATAATCGGCTCGGCAAAAGTAATATTGTTATTTCATAGTGTCAAAAATAACTTTTATATACTACTATGCAACTTAAAAGTGCTATGTTGGAAGCATATACTCATCTTAAAGATCAATTTCAAACAATATCTTTGGTTGAAGTAGCTAAAACTAAGAAGAAGAATATTATCTGGGTTGATTGCGAAGCTCCAACAAAAGAAGAATTAGAAGCGCTTTCGAATCTTATTGGAGTTTCTACGCATGATTTGATGGTTTGCCTTGATGAAGGCGAACGTCCAAGGGTAGAGGCAGCATCAGATTTTGTTATGGTTATATTAAAAGCGCCTTTATTTGTTAATAAATCAATTGAAACAACACCTTTAGGTATTTTTATCAAAGATAAATATATTGTTACCTTGCGACTAGAAGACAACCGGGTAATTGATAGTATCAAAGCGCACCCTAAAAAAGATCTCCTTAATCGAACTATTCCTTATGTTATCTATCATATAACCTCGAAGGTAATATTATCTTTTGATGAAACTCTTGATAAAATTGATATGCAGGTTGATGTTATTGAGCGTGATGTTCTTAACAAAGTGGAGAAAAATTACATGGAAGAGACCTTTGCTTTCAAAAAAACACTGATCTATTTTAGAAAAGCTATTAAAAGCAACGCTGAAGTTATTAAATCATTACGTTTAGGGCTGGCTTTTAATTTAACCTCTAAGGAGAAAGAGCTTTATTCAGACCTTTATCAAGA
This genomic interval from Candidatus Woesearchaeota archaeon contains the following:
- the corA gene encoding magnesium/cobalt transporter CorA, which codes for MLEAYTHLKDQFQTISLVEVAKTKKKNIIWVDCEAPTKEELEALSNLIGVSTHDLMVCLDEGERPRVEAASDFVMVILKAPLFVNKSIETTPLGIFIKDKYIVTLRLEDNRVIDSIKAHPKKDLLNRTIPYVIYHITSKVILSFDETLDKIDMQVDVIERDVLNKVEKNYMEETFAFKKTLIYFRKAIKSNAEVIKSLRLGLAFNLTSKEKELYSDLYQDAKQLEDIEEINRDRLKEILNVHLSTVSNDLNKVMKSFTVIASLVFVPTLISGIYGMNFEYMPELHWKHGYQYALSLMFFAVFFMAWYFKKKDWLKF